A section of the Chryseobacterium ginsenosidimutans genome encodes:
- a CDS encoding SRPBCC domain-containing protein, translating to METLSYEIQINASPEKVWDVLWSEMTYRQWTTAFTEGSFYQGTLEEGTIVKFFDPNNNGMYSRVEKNIPQKEMKFLHLGEIYNGIETPQDWGEATETYILEENDEGTKLTGKIQTPPDFVEFFKDKFPKALEIVKNLSQNQL from the coding sequence GGAAACTTTATCATATGAAATTCAGATCAACGCAAGCCCTGAAAAAGTATGGGATGTACTGTGGAGTGAAATGACTTACAGGCAATGGACGACCGCTTTTACGGAAGGTTCTTTTTATCAGGGAACTTTAGAGGAAGGTACTATCGTTAAGTTTTTTGATCCAAATAATAACGGAATGTACAGCCGTGTTGAAAAAAATATTCCCCAGAAAGAAATGAAGTTTTTGCACCTTGGAGAAATTTATAACGGAATAGAAACTCCTCAGGATTGGGGTGAGGCAACTGAAACCTATATTCTGGAAGAAAATGATGAAGGAACAAAATTAACAGGTAAAATTCAAACTCCACCGGATTTTGTAGAGTTTTTTAAGGATAAATTTCCAAAAGCTTTAGAAATTGTGAAAAATCTTTCGCAAAA